A genomic segment from Pseudomonadota bacterium encodes:
- a CDS encoding aldo/keto reductase translates to RRLFDLVQATWNVLEPSAGPALSRAHALGVQTYAKEGLANGRLTPRGDRPDWLSFAAAQGHAPDALALGAALAQPFLDVVLSGAATVAQLQSNLIARHTQSADLTQFIESPAKYWSARSRLPWS, encoded by the coding sequence GCCGCCGGCTCTTCGACCTCGTGCAGGCGACCTGGAACGTGCTCGAGCCCTCAGCCGGCCCGGCGCTGTCCCGCGCGCACGCCCTCGGGGTACAGACCTACGCCAAGGAAGGCCTCGCCAACGGGCGTCTGACCCCACGCGGAGATCGCCCTGACTGGCTCTCGTTCGCCGCCGCCCAGGGCCACGCCCCCGACGCCCTCGCCCTCGGAGCAGCCCTGGCGCAGCCCTTCCTCGACGTGGTGCTGTCAGGTGCCGCGACGGTGGCTCAACTGCAGTCGAACCTCATCGCACGACACACCCAGTCTGCCGACCTCACCCAGTTCATCGAATCGCCAGCGAAGTACTGGTCAGCGCGCAGTCGGCTGCCCTGGTCTTGA